CCGGCACGCTGCTGGTCGCGGTCGCGATCGCCGGCTGGGCGGCGTACGTCGGGGAGCCGCGCGGCTGGGCGCTGGCTGGTGCCGCGCTGGTGGTCCTCGCCGCCGGGGCGGGGCTGAAGTACCTCCTCGCCGGTCGCCACCTGCGGGGCCACGGCGTGCCGTCCTCGACGCTGGTCGTCGGCGGGCTCCTGGGCATCGTCGGCTTCTTCGTGGTCCCCGTCATCGGGCTGCCGCTGGGCTTCGTGGTCGGGGTCTACCTCTCCGAGCTCAACCGGGTCGGGTCCCAGCAGGCGTGGCCGGCCACCGTCGCCGCCCTCAAGGCGGTCGGCATCGCCCTCCTCGTCGAGCTCGCCGCGGGCTTCGCCGCCGCCGCGCTGTGGCTGACCGGGGCCCTCATCA
This genomic window from Nocardioides marmoribigeumensis contains:
- a CDS encoding DUF456 domain-containing protein, giving the protein MDLSDPRTTADLVAGLVVLLGLVGMVVPVLPGTLLVAVAIAGWAAYVGEPRGWALAGAALVVLAAGAGLKYLLAGRHLRGHGVPSSTLVVGGLLGIVGFFVVPVIGLPLGFVVGVYLSELNRVGSQQAWPATVAALKAVGIALLVELAAGFAAAALWLTGALIT